A region of Enoplosus armatus isolate fEnoArm2 chromosome 14, fEnoArm2.hap1, whole genome shotgun sequence DNA encodes the following proteins:
- the LOC139296179 gene encoding BTB/POZ domain-containing protein 2-like, with product MTVRRLERLNAMKCVVYAYARFKMAAGDNSGRPPCLNFSGPGPLGNSQPSNSVFSMPASNGGAVGAAGGAQGAARRPNPQLGPGGGDSNGVSTGAPPTAQNSLQQSAAAGAAAAGAMATPASNMAPTAASNASSAAAPTATPAAASVLVYREPVYNWQATKSTVKERFAFLFNNEVLSDVHFLVGKGMGVQRIPAHRFVLAVGSAVFDAMFNGGMATTSTEIELPDVEPAAFLSLLKFLYSDEVQIGPETVMTTLYTAKKYAVPALEAHCVEFLKKNLRADNAFMLLTQARLFDEPQLASLCLENIDKNTGDALAAEGFTDIDLDTLVAVLERDTLGVREVRLFGAAVRWAEAEAHRQQLQPTPENKRKVLGKALTLIRFPLMTIEEFAAGPAQSSILTDREVVSLFLHFTVNPKPRVDFIDRPRCCLRGKECSITRFGQVESRWGYSGTSDRIRFSVNRRIFVVGFGLYGSIHGPTDYQVNIQIIHTDSNTVLGQNDTGFSCDGSANTFRVMFKEPVEILPNVNYTACATLKGPDSHYGTKGMRKVTHESSSTGTKTCFTFCYAAGNNNGTSVEDGQIPEVIFYT from the exons ATGACTGTGAGACGACTAGAAAGACTCAACGCGATGAAGTGTGTTGTTTACGCCTACGCTAGGTTCAAGATGGCTGCTGGAGACAACAGCGGCAGGCCTCCTTGCCTTAATTTCTCCGGACCGGGTCCTTTGGGAAACAGCCAGCCCAGTAACAGCGTTTTCTCCATGCCAGCATCCAACGGCGGAGCGGTTGGTGCGGCCGGGGGAGCACAGGGAGCAGCGAGGCGTCCGAACCCGCAGCTGGGGCCTGGCGGGGGAGACAGCAACGGTGTTTCGACCGGAGCTCCGCCGACTGCGCAGAACTCCCTGCAGCAGTCCGCTGCGGCAGGTGCTGCGGCAGCCGGAGCCATGGCCACCCCGGCGTCCAACATGGCACCCACCGCAGCGTCAAACGCGTCCTCGGCGGCAGCACCGACCGCCACTCCGGCAGCTGCGTCTGTACTGGTGTACCGAGAGCCAGTGTACAACTGGCAGGCGACGAAGAGCACCGTCAAGGAGAGATTTGCTTTCCTCTTCAACAACGAAGTGCTCAGTGACGTTCATTTTTTAGTGGGCAAGGGAATGGGTGTCCAGAGGATACCTGCGCACAG GTTTGTTCTGGCGGTGGGGAGCGCAGTGTTTGATGCCATGTTCAACGGTGGGATGGCGACGACCTCAACGGAAATCGAGCTTCCTGATGTGGAACCAGCTGCCTTTCTGTCGCTGCTAAA GTTTCTCTACTCTGATGAAGTCCAGATCGGGCCTGAGACGGTGATGACCACACTATATACAGCTAAAAAGTATGCAGTGCCAGCCCTGGAGGCTCACTGTGTGGAGTTCCTCAAGAAGAACTTGAGAGCAGACAATGCTTTCATGCTGCTCACACAG GCACGGTTGTTTGATGAGCCTCAGCTTGCCAGCCTCTGTCTAGAAAACATCGATAAGAACACTGGAGATGCTCTCGCCGCTGAAGGCTTTACAGACATAGATTTGG ATACATTGGTGGCAGTGTTGGAGAGGGATACTCTCGGGGTGAGGGAGGTGCGTTTGTTTGGTGCTGCGGTGCGTTGGGCCGAGGCCGAGGCTcacaggcagcagctgcagcccacACCCGAGAACAAACGCAAAGTCCTGGGCAAAGCTCTCACACTCATCCGCTTCCCTCTCATGACCATTGAGGAGTTTGCTGCag GTCCAGCCCAGTCCAGTATTCTGACAGACAGGGAGGTGGTGAGTCTCTTCCTCCACTTCACAGTGAACCCAAAGCCTCGTGTAGATTTCATTGACCGGCCTCGCTGCTGCCTCCGCGGGAAGGAGTGCAGCATCACGCGTTTTGGACAGGTGGAGAGCCGTTGGGGTTACAGCGGGACAAGCGACCGCATACG attCTCCGTAAACAGAAGGATATTTGTGGTTGGGTTCGGTCTCTACGGCTCTATACACGGACCCACAGACTACCAAGTTAACATACAG ATCATTCACACAGACAGTAACACGGTGCTGGGCCAGAATGATACAGGCTTCAGCTGTGATGGCTCCGCCAACACCTTCAGAGTCATGTTCAAAGAACCAGTGGAGATATTACCCAACGTCAACTACACTGCCTGTGCTACACTGAAG GGTCCAGACTCTCATTATGGGACTAAGGGAATGCGAAAGGTAACACACGAGTCATCATCCACTGGCACAAAGACGTGTTTCACCTTCTGCTACGCAGCGGGCAACAACAACGGCACTTCTGTAGAGGACGGACAGATTCCTGAGGTCATCTTCTACACATAG